The following nucleotide sequence is from Sphaeramia orbicularis chromosome 24, fSphaOr1.1, whole genome shotgun sequence.
gggatggagatggagatggaaaAAGAGAAATCATGTCCTGAAGGGtgaagtgtgtgtggggggggtgggcgCTCGAAGTTCAGGGTTAGATGTTGTTTATGAGGGGATGAGGAACGGGGGGAATGAGATGCTgatggaggagggagagaggaaaaCAAACCGTAAAACAGGCGGCTGAGTGGAACAAACGGAGGCGGAGTTCGAGCGGAGGCAGAGGGAATAAGTGGGAGAGTTGACGAACGGCGGTGACAAGTGGAGGGGAAACAAGTGTGGGTACCTGTGAATGGCCGCGAACAGGTCGTCTGTGGTTCGGGGTCGGGAGGGAGTCGGGGTTACCATGCTCTCCTCGGGGGCCCCGTTGGCGGACGGGGCTGGAGACGACTCAGCCGTACTGGAATCGAACACGTCACCTGCGGGAGAAAAATACAGACattacgcacaaacacacacttcagcGGGGCATGCACAAACTCAGGTACCCTCCGTCCTGTCTGTGTTCTGAGGTGGTACAGAGGAGGCGCCCGACTGTCCTCTTACATTCTCTTTCTGCTGTTAGATTCCCTTTCTTCTACTCTAGTTTagcctcttttctcctcctcctcctcctcctctcaaccTCCGCGCTCACGTCTGCGATTCGACTGCCTGAGCCGCTGCGGGCAGTCTCACTTTACGCACGCTCCCCATCCTCCCCTTCATCCCCTTTACCAGATCTGTTCCCTCCCTCTGATATGATGGAGCCCCTCCCCCTTCTCCCTCAAGCCACAAAACGCATCTCCCCTGGGACACTTACCCCCTCCCTTACctcagagtgagagagagagacagggcaTGGACAGAGCGAGGATGAGATTaacagaagaagaggaaaagcACAGGCAAAAATGGGTATTTGGaagtatagatggatggatggaggctTAAAGGAGTGAATAAACAGAAcagtgggtgtatgtgtgtgagtgagtgagtaagtCAGGGGCAGAGAAATAGAGCAATGCGGGAAAAACGAAGGGACACTGGCCATAAGAGATCTATGCATGTACAATCTAGAAGGATGAGTAGAAGCCAGAGTAAAAGAGGATGAATTCAAAAGGCTGCTGCACTGCTGTCCCAGTGATAAGCCGTCTGTGCCGCACCATTTCCACAGATTTCCACCCTTTTAAAGCTTGTGGTTTCAAGTTTGGCTCTTTTGCTTTATAGGACAAAATGAATTTCACAGCTGCCTGCAGAGCTGGCGCCACAGCAAACACAAGAGGAACGTCACTCCCACCCATACAAAGATATGGAAATACGCTTGACTAATTAGTAAACAATGCTACTGGCAGATGGCTCTTAAAAATAGGGTTCTCGCTTCTTAAACGATGACGATGATGAGATATTATAACTAAGTAATGCCAGACTCACCTGTGTCTTCCTCCTTGGAGCTGATGGATCCGGTCGTGCTGCTTGTTccatctccttcctcctcctcttcttcataagtCCCTCCGTTTGTACACACACTCGTGTCTGGGCTGGTGGAAGCTGAGATATGGGACTTTTCCTGTGTTTCTGTGGGAGTTTCACTTCTCTCCTCTACAGACTCAGAGCTCTCAGaggtttcctcctcctcctcctctagttgctcattttcttcttccTTTACATGTATTTGCGGCGCGTCTACCTGGTCTTCTACATACAACAAGCTGTTCGTTTCCTCAGGCTGACAAAGACCCTGTTCTTTGATTGGTTGGGGGTTAAATGGTGGGACAAAGTTAAGTTTGGGTTTCTTGGAGACTGCTGGGGGTTTCTGTTTGGCTGGAGAGCTTTGGGAACTCTGTGGAGGACTCGGCAATGCTTCCCGTCCTTCATATTTATCTTTTCCATTTAGGAGGATGTATGTCTGGTCCTCAATATTTCCATTCAAGACACAACTATCTGGAGTGTCAGTGGAGATGCTGCAGTCTATTAACTCTTGTAAAAGCTTTGACACAGGTGACGGTGTGGAATTGCGGGACTCTTCTTCTGGAGAACAGTTTAACAGTGGTAACACGGTGTGATGCTCCTGGGGGTCAGACTCAATGATCTGGGGCTTAAGACCCTGAATGAGGTCCAGCGCTGTGTCCTGAGCTTTGGTGTGATCCATCCCATTAATCTCCTTCTCTGGCCGTTTGACTGAGCGGAGCTGAACACTCTGCAGAGCGAAGGGGGTGATGAGGGGCTTAGGTGACTGCATGGGGCTGTTGGACAGAGGTGGTTTAGGACCATCCTTCAGTGCCTTTACAACAGATGGGGAGGAGGAAGGTGGCACAATGGAAGgcagtggaggaggtggaggggggtTCATGTTGGGGAAAGGAGGTgggggtggtggaggaggaggaggactgaagcTCCCATTGAAGGATGAGCTAGGGTGGATTAGTGTTTCAGGCGATGGAGGAGGAGGGAATTCTGGAGAGGTGGAGGAAGCGGGAGGGGGGCTCAGAGTTGGGCCTGGTGGAGTGGTTGGTAATGGGGGAGGTGGTGGAGGAGTTAAAGAGCCTGCTGTGGATGTTGGTGGAAGAGGAGGGGGGAAAGGCGGAGGTGGACTGAGAGGAGTGTTGGGAGCCGAAGAGGAGGAAAGTGGCAAGGGTGGAGGTGGCGGTGGAGGAGGACCAGAGTTTTTAAGCGAGTCTGATGTGTTTGAGGAAAGAGAAGTGGAAGAGGAGGAAACGGAAACGGACGAGAGGAGGGATGACTTCCTCTCGGGCACTTTGGGCTTGGGCCGGCTGCCTGAAGGAGACATGGACCGGACGAATGAGGGCACTGGGGTTCCAGCTGTTGGGGTGTTCGACTGGCTGGAGTAGCCACTAGATGGAGACGTCAGCCTGTGTACTCTGTCCGGTGAGGAGGTGGAGGTTTTGGGCTTCACTGCTACCTCTCCCTCCTGACACGGAGCTCTGGTCGTTTGGTTGTTCCTGTGAATCTCACTGTCCTTCTGTATTTCCCCTGGGTGAGGCCCGGCTGACATGTTATCTGTGGCATGGGCTTGAGGAGACTGTGCCCTCTGGTCTCCATGGTGACGGGGATACTCCATGTAGTAGCCCCAGGAATCTGCATAGTCAGAACGCAAGCTGCTTGTGTCACTGTGGGCAGGTGTCACATGGCATAGGGAGTATACATTGGAAACGCCGCCGCAGTTCGCATTAGCTACTAGTGACGCTGCTGAACTACCGGCGCTGATGCTGCTATGACTCCGTGGTCGCAGCACCCAAGGGTCATCGTAGTCACTGCTGGGGCTATGAGACGgcgaagagggtgaagcacctTTACCTTTCCCTCCCCTCAGTCCAATCTGTAAGCTCTGCTGCAAGCTAGCAATTAGTGTCTCATTGAGCATGGCAGCATTTGGCTCATTAGCACCGCTGATGGCGCTAACGCCTCCAAGGGGCTTTTTCCCACCAGGTTTGCGTCTGAGGGAATCTGTGCGAGCTGGGGGCAGCGGAGGCTTCTTGGATTTGCGTAGGGAGATACTGCGGGATAGAGAGCGGTCACTATACAAGCTTCCAGTGTCGTCCTCATTGGCCATCTCACGGCATTCGTACATGCTGTGTCTAGTAGCTCGTCCTGCCGCTGCCCCATGCCCACTTCCATGGCTGCGTGAGCGTAGACCCGAGTCCAGGTGCATGGAGGTGTAGTACCCATCATTGTCCTGGGAATAGAGTGAGCTGGAATCAGTAGTGGTCCTGGAGGAGTGCTCCAGGCTGCTGTACAGCTGGTTGATAGGGGTGGAGCAGCTGGAGGTCAGAGTGCGGTGTGGGACCACCACATTTTCAGGTGTGTCGTATATCCACTGCTCCTCTGGGAGACAGGATGGGGGTGTGGGGGCCAAGGTGCTGTGGCTGTGTACACTGCTGTCGGAGTGGCCCGACTCACTGGCAGGGGCTTCCTGTCCTTTGTGGATAGGTGTAGAAGTGGCCAGTGCTGGGCAGGTGGAGCTGTGGGTGAAGCCTGCAGGACTAGAGGTGGGGGATTCAGCGTTGTGGGAGGAGGCTAGACTGAGTGGTCGAACGTTGGGGTAAACTGAAGGTGAGAGCTGAGTGGTGGTGTTGAGGGTAATGACCTCAGATGAGCTTGGTAAGGTGGCATTTGGGATGAGTGAGGTGGAATATGCAGCATGTGGAGAAACGACACATGCTGGACCACCACCCCACTCGCTGACCTGTGTTCCCCGAACCTCCTGGGACTTGGGCCTGGGTAAGGTGCCTGTCCTTGGGGCATTTCTCATATGCACTGCTGTATCATCAACCTGGAGCTTCCCAATCTGCCTCTGTGGTGTAGTCTGCTCCTCTGACTTGATGGGGGTGCTACTATAGATGGGATCAGCACTGAGGGACACCCTGGCACCCTGTCGGGGTAGACTGTGGTAACGGGACAGGTCTCCGTTAAACTGAGGCAGCATCAAAATTCCAGTGCTGTCACTACTGGAGATGGATATACTGCCGGTGGAGGAGGAAGCAGAAATGCCGGCCATCTGCGCAGCAATTCCCTGTCCTCTTTGTGCCCGGATTCTCCTCATGGATGGGGGTACAACCTTCACTTCCTCTGTTTGACAGCTTGAGTCTCTAGTCTCTGAACGCCGAAGCATTGAGTTGACACTCCCAACTCGGCCCAAAGTGGAATACTGTCCCGGGATGAACATGGAATGTGGCCGAAGCTCTCCACCGCGTCCTTTTGCTGCATGCAAACAATCAGAAGAAGACAATTAAAAAGATGAGAAGCATAACATTGATCATATTATCTCTTTCTGTCACCATTAGTTACTCCACTGCTGCTCTGATTGCTTTAGTTAGGATGCCTTTTACGCTTCAATCTGGACTGTCAGGAGGAAGCTAATTAATTTGATTTGCTGTAGTAACTCTGCCTCATACGTTAATAAGCTCTGGTCTTCTTCATTAAGAAGGAATGGATATGAGGGGAAACAGATTTTCTTTCTATTCTGGTTCTGTATCAGTTCAGTACAAAAGCAAACAGTGCCCTTGGGTCTGAGACAGGCAGCTGGTAAAGAAACTACAAACACATACTGATACAAAGACACAGACTGGCACATGTACAAGCATACAGAAGCGTAGCACATTCATAGAGAGAGCACTGCGTACGATATAAGCAGACAAACACGGAGACACTGACACAGAAATGCAGATGTATCACAGAGACTTACACAAACATACCGGCTACTAAAACAATTTGTAGAAAGGCTCGTTAAGCGAGGGAGGGCTTCTAGTGTATCTCCCATCTGTGGTGGCTCTCCTGTTGATGCTTTGATTCCAAAACACACACTTGCATCCGTTCTTCTCCCTTTCCTTTCTCACTCCCTCTAAGCCACACATACACTCTCTTCCTCCTTTGCTAAAAGCTGGAGTGACAGCTTGGCTGCTGCTGCGATAGATTAAGCTGCAGGTCTACTTCACAGGCAGCTCGAGTGCAAGGAGAGGGAGGGATGAAGCACTGGGACAATTACACCGGCCCAGTAATCATGACATTCAAAGGCTGTCGTCAGCTGGGCACTAACCAGACTTTTAAGCTGTTTTCTTATCAGCCTTGGTCTTATCTCACAGCGATGTAATGGACATTCTCCTTCAATGCTACTGTCATCCCACAGCTCAAACATGTGTAAATAAACGTCAGCCATGCGGTACCATCAGTGTCAGCTTAGTTGAGCAGGGTGTTAAGCAAGCACTAAGCCTACTAAGTAAAGAGGGGACCCCTGAAACTGCATATTTGCAATTTAGCGCTCATCTGTTCAGGAAAACCTGTTTGGCATGTGTATGACACCGAAAACAAAGATAAGGAATCGAACTATAATTTTTTAACAACAATCGCTGCAACAGTCAGTCTGTCATCTAAGAAAGCAACAACACACCAATGACCAGTATGGCCCTAGgattacacacatatacacacaaaggACAGACACAGGACTACAGAAAGTTGACCCAGAAGGATTATGGTGCAATAAGTATTCAAGAAAGGCAATCTCTGCTTTTAAAGTCTCCTATGTGACATGACTTTCCCAAAGGCAAAATCTAAAATGAGTTTTTAAAGAAGAGGGGAAGGACACTTAAAACCATAAAACTACTGCAAAGGATTTCATAAGTGTTTGCTGAATGTGGATGCAGTTAAACAGAGTGGAGGAGAACAAAAAAGGACACTTGCTGGGTAAAACTGAAGCAACTGCTGGGCCTTGAGCCAACACTGTGGACTGTGCAAGTGTTATTTCTCTTTCATTCACTTAGTATGTTAGTCTTTTTCAGAACATGAATCCATGAACTAGTGTTCCAATGCAAATAGGAGCGATGCTTGTTCATTGTGTTGGTAAAGGTCTGTGGACAGTAGAGGGCAACCTATTGGCCCACAGTGATCCATACCTAGCTCCTGGTTGATGTTGTCAGGCAGCCCTGATATAGTCTTTCTGCGTTTGACCTTCTTGGGCCGGCGGGACACGGTGTCAGTGTTAATGAGGGAGCGCCGGATGCTCGCCTGTCGGTCAAACACTGCCCCTGGTAGCCGGGAGGGCGAGAGCAAGGCAGGCGAACACACAGGCAAACAGCAGACGGTTAGTGGAGGGGAAAAAAACTCAACAACATGCAGAAAGTTTACTTTTTTATTGTACATGCAATGTTAGCAGGGTAGGACACGCAAAGGTCATATCATTTCCCTGTAGTGGTATCTATACATACAGACATTTTCTCTTTAACCACAATAGTTTTTTTAATCGTCAATTTGaccaaatacaaagaaaaatatcTGCAAAGCTAGATACTATTAGAGGCAAGTCTGTTTGACTCCTTTTAGTTTTTAATCCACCAGCCAAAGTGCCAAACAATCTCTTCTAAGCTCATTTTCAGAAGCCAAACTTAATCTTGAGAAAGGGCAACTACTAAATTGGCTGGTAAATTGGTCTGAAAACCGTAATTTGATGGAAATTTGTTAATTTTCAACCCTGCTTGTAAGTAAcagatataaatacatacatgttaATGTGTGAAATGTACAGTTCATGCTCAAAACACATGCACATGAAAGATAAGATGAAAGTGCACATCACAACACTCATCCACACACATTTTAATCTCACTCTTTGCACTTTTTTAAGAAACGTAAGAATCTCCCACTAGTAGCAACCCTCCACCCTTTCGGGTATCTGGCTGCTGACAGCCTGCAGGCATTAGGGAAATAGAAAATGATCCGAGGGCAGATAGTGTCTGTCACGTTCCCACTCAAAGTGACAGAAAAGTCTCTGATCtccctctgtgtctgtgttttcctcCCTCTTATTCAGTAATCTAACGTGACAGCAGATGAAGTCAACACTGATTTGTGTGGAGTGGGAACACATTAAGCATTCATTAGTGTCGTAAGGATCACAGGCCTACGAGAATATTGACCCTGACACGAGTAAAATTCAGATGTTGGTACTGAACGGAGGACGTGGAGTTGCTGTGTTGCTCATCTGTTTCACACCTCCTCCCCAAATAATACATTTCCCATGGCAGATGTCTTAGAAGTGACTCATCAGATATGCTCCAGTGTTGTTATATTGACTGTTATAATTGCTACAGGGATCTTTTTAAATGTGTGACTCGAGTGGCAGATAGCGCGGAAAAATACGAAACGCTAACAAGTGGAACTGCGAGGACACATTTGCTGTGTTTGGATGTTCATCTGTCAAACGCTCTGTGATCTGACATAAAGTCGGTGAAGAGCCTTGACCCCTTGCAGAAGCTGCCAAACGGTTTTTAACACACAAATGCACGCTCACGCACGCATAAAGGAAGATGAAGGTCAGATTCCAACAAGCATGATGGAACGGTAGAGAATACACAGCAGACATCTGAGACTGACATATCTGGTGATTTTCCTCTGTGGATGAGCGAATACAATAATTGATTAGTCTATATTCTCTCAACCACAGAGGGATGAATAAAGAGACAGTCTGACATCTTACAAATCTGGCACTTATTTACTGCCTTGTTGAGATGCAGACAAGTGGATCAGTAGAATCACTAGTCTTTATGTGATGCAATAATTTCCCCCTAGGATTAGTTAAGTATTCTTATTCTTTATGTTTCAAGCTCAAACATGACATTAATATTTGTCTTCTTATTTAACTATTAAGACAGTAACCGGGCCAGTTTCCATAAATGTCAGACTGTTCCTTTAAGTCACACAAAACAAAATGCTGGGTTGGTTGCGAGAGGTTAATGGTACAGAAAAGACACCGGGGATGGATGACGCTGGATCGAACTGCTACTTGCTAAGTGATATATGGAACTATAGGACTGAGACAATTTGTTGTCCACCATCAGCACAAATGTAATTGTCACTAGTGGTTGTGAGATGTACATGGATCATGGATGCAGTTGTCTAGACAGGTTTCATACCTGTTACATTGATGGCGACTATGTCTGTGGGAATAGCCTGGGCCGCCTGCCTCATCTTCTCCTCTGGAGTGGGAAGGGGTGCTGCCTTGTTCCATACTGCCAGTCCATCAACCTCTGACCCCTCCCCTTCTTGACCTTGAGGGGTTTGGGGCCTCATGGAGAGCTGAGATTTGTCATCATCCACTGATGAAGCTGTGGACTGAATGAGAATGAAGGAAAAATGGTTAATGAGAGATaaagaagagagaggaagacAGTGGAGGAAGGAAATGAAGTGAAGACAGGACATATTGGAGCAAGATAATGGAAACAAGGGATGATAAAGAGGAAAAGTAAGCAAGACAAAAGGTGTGGGGGGGTCGAGAGGTGATGCTGAGGAAAAGAGACAGGACAGGAAACGGCAATGACAGGCGACAGAAATGACACATGGTGTAGAGTGATGAAAAGTTTAAAAAAGGACATATATAGACAGATATAGAAAAATGTCAAGGTAAAACATCAACATAACTGAACCAAATGTAAGCAGGAATAGGTCAGAATAAAACAGTAGAAGTTAATTGTCCAAAACCAAAACTGACAGATGGTACAAGCTACACTGGCGTACACAAACACTTTAATATATTCCATCTCTGTGACCTTTGAAAGCTTGCGGGGCTGTAAACATGTTTCACAATCAATCAAATCTAAATGGAAACACTCACATTCGCACACAATCGTATACACAAACACAGTCAGAGCGGTTGAAGATAGAAGGATAAAAACAGTGGAGCTGGAGAGAGAACCACTCATGTGTGCAACTGTTCGCACCGTATGGGTACTCAACCGCAGGACAGACCGTGGAGAAGCAATGGAGTAAACATTTTTATCGCATCATTCAGGCCTCAAATTGAGCTGTTAGTCAAAAGCAAACCAGCAATTTCCAGTTCGATGTCTGTGGTAATGCTGTCCGTGTGAAATCGGAGCATGAATCGGCCTGAATCCAGCGCACAGGTAACGCAAATAGTCCAGTGTTGTCATTGTCAGTCCATATTTGTAGCATAAATATTTGTCCTGACTTTTACAGCTTTATCCTCAGTTTGCCAGAATATTTTCCATGTGGGAAATGAAAATGAGCATCACTTTTTTTGGCCCAAAATGAAAAATGCCTACAGCAGCATTTTACATTAGTTATTACATATACATCCATTACGGCGATGTTGACACttccaaacactgaaataaataaggATAGTTGTTGTGGCTGTCATACATACAATACACGGTTGAGTGAATAAATTGGGCGGAGGCAACGTAATAAAGAAAAGAGAGTAGGACAGAGGGAAGGAATCTAGGCAATATAGAGTTTAGTGGCAAGCATGGCTTGTTAGTTTGCATCATTGTGGTTCATCCAGGAGCCCAGTTTCTCCTTTTGAAGCTACTGTCAGACAAAGTTAGCCTCACTGGGCTCGGGACAACAGGAAGTGATGGGGAGGAGTGAGGGGGGACAGAGGAAGGAGGACAAacaggagaacagaggaggagagaaaagagaCTGGGTGCAGATGAAAAGAGGGTGAGCGCACTGAAGGCAAAGACACAAAGCAAgagatggaagaaaacaaaaggaaacaaCATTTTACAAAAGTCAGGGATCGAAATAGGAATCAAACAAGCTACTGGCATCAAAGGGTCTGAGGGACAAAAGAGCCTGGTAATAACAGTGAAACCAGCGAAACCTTTCAAAacgtacatgtaaatattcagaCTTAAACACTAGTTGTCAAAATATTTATGCTCCACTTCACACTAACACTGTGccaaacaaagacaaataaataatagtttctgtgtattttattttctgtctccATAACTGCTTCGTTCTGTCTTTTATCTTTTAGCCTCCAGTGAAATAActggtattttaacccataaagacccaaacagccaccagcgaccaaaaccacccATTGATCCTAAATGaataatatctgttgatccattaatcctaacgATCCATGTGAATAATGcacgtaaaatacagtttgttatcttttcatggtcatcagaaatgacccatttggacattcagaggctccatactgaacgtggaaacactgtcatcttctacaacattggagttgggtcagtgacagtggatggacacttggtttattttcagttaatgatatattttactgaaaaagtcactttttcttcagttttctctgtttttgatataataatctgtaactttaatctgagctttaatgaacatctacatgatcagtaaattaaatataggaaaatacctgattttgactgtaaaaatgcaaaatacaaaggacaatattataataaatgataataaatcacttaataatggttaaatataaagacaaatttatttgggaactaacataaaagtaacactgggactttatgggataaaaaaacaaatggttGCTTCAGTAAATGAGGGGAAAAGTAAAACATAAGTGGAGAAAAGAAACCCTTTCTGATAATGTGGAATTGCAGGACTGAGACCGATCCATTTGTTACCAAATATTAATGATAGTAGAGGTCAACATGTCTCActaatgcagaactttaaattgAACTTGAAGTAAAACGTACAATTCTACTTGTAGCCACTAGGGGGCAGACTGGTACTGTTTAACGCATTCCATGTGAGCTGATGAGATGCTGAATCAGCATTAGATGAGCCTTCATACACCAAAATctgttttctaataatgttagcaaaaaatacatttcagGCAGGTACATCTTGTTTAGGTGCATTTTCTGTGTGTAATGTGCATACTTTGCATCTGTATACCTTCTTGTCATTGTCGTCGTCTTCATAATCCTGCAGGCTGCTGGTGGACTGTAAGGGATCAGTAAAAGTGGGTCCCTGAGAGTAGTACTGGGAGCTCCGAAAACCATCTTTCCTCAGCTTGTCACATTCTggaggacaaaaagaaaaagaaaaacatgtaagAGACAAACACCTGGATAATTATGCCCAAAAATATCATGTTTAGTACCTGACAAAATACATTCACTGAGTCATCTAATAACAGGGACACAAAGTATGATAAAAAGTTTGTCTTTACAGTGAGTCTAACTTAGAGCTTTCAGAGCAGAACATTTCTAAGATATTCCTGATCTTATAGAATGTAATATGCAGATTTCAGAGACTGGCTACTTGgtgcaagcaaaaaaaaaccaaaaaacacccaTATGCAGTGTGAAATATTTACAGGAGACACACATGTAGCATGCACATTGAATGAATATATGAtttctgttcatttgtgtgtgtgagtcatgTGGGCGTACTCCCTGTTGAACGCTGCCAAACTCTGCTCACACCTCGTCTCGTCACCACCTGCTGTGACAGTGTTGtgatgcatgtgtgcgtgtgcatgccaATGTGTGATAGAGTGAGAGCGGACTTTATAAATGAACGTGTGTGAGCTGGGAGGTGGGGGTCTGCGTTccagtctgtcacacacagatGGCAGGACCGTCCCTCTCTCCTCCATCTATCCTTCCTCTCAGGGGACATTTAGCACATCAtccctctttctttttttccctctaatatCATATAGTGCATCCTTTGTCTAGTCTTTTAATAGCTAATTACAAGTACCCTAAGGAAGACAAAAAGATGTTTTGTTTGCATCTGTAACTCCGtactgtattgcactactgctgttACTGTAAATAGGTTTGATTTATATCTTTTATATCATCTTCTAATTTATCTTTCATACcactttattctatttttaccttttttttttaatggcatggCATTTAAATAGCAAGGTGAGAACGAAACGGTATCTTATTTCTCTGtgtgtcctgtgcatctagtgaattgacattaaaaaaaaaaaaaaaaaaaaagctttaaaactTAGAGTCTTATATGCTCATTCAGAAATCTGACAATTCTAGGGGTTTGGGAGTTGAAAAGCTTGAAAACCACTGATCTACCACAGGGGGGAAACCTTACACGTTTTACATATATTAACCAAATGATACATTTATTCTCGAAGTGTTTTCTATCTCCAAGTCCCACTTCATGTATGTAGAGATGTGCTTTTCATGTGGTATACATCACAAGGATGCTGCATTTGATCCCTTTTATGTGCTATTCATCTCCATAGCTAATTGCAGCTCATCTCTAAGGAGACACACGCTGGTGCATGTATAATACTGTCGGTTAATAGGTCCTAATGGGGGTGTCAAAGGTAGCTACTGTAATAGTGAGCTGATGTGCCAGCGGTGTGGAAGAGTGAATTCAGAAAGCACGAGGATAATGAGGATGATGACGAAGATGAGTGCTATTAAGATGATTGGAGCTACGTGATTGGGGGTggtggataaaataaataagcCCTGATAAGGTGGGTGTTGCTTGTTGCTAGGCAGAACAAAATGAGGCGAGCAGAAAGTGACGTGAGTGATACCAACCACAGAGAAAAAAGTGTACCTATGTGGCACTCCAGGAATATAAAGAGCATGTGTCCTATATTTTAtgattcaagtttttatttgattttgtaatggagaatttacatgttttacattcacataactttttagtgttgtttttctatatttcttttcagaaaagaacaaaatctaTTTGTACAattgtttttctgtgtatatctCCAGTGTCTTCACttcttgaccccccccccccctttttttttaaacaacaaaacattaataaaaaaaaataatgatacaaACAACAGTAATATAGTAGCTAAACAACAGTGGGTGTCTGGATTTGTCCCTTTTGAGTGTTCATTAAgtccatccatggtttccagcATTCCTCAAATTTCTCATGTTCTAGTCT
It contains:
- the nhsl1b gene encoding NHS-like protein 1 isoform X4 → MRGDRRSASFRKEKPPGLSRALSWLNVSTLSRQSRRMFQSQNELHSVHNRHTFSHTHLHTAARDGEDDDNWVYHPQHKIAVSNLDEESKWTVHYTAPWHQQENVFLPGSRPPCVEDLHRQAKVNLKTALRECDKLRKDGFRSSQYYSQGPTFTDPLQSTSSLQDYEDDDNDKKSTASSVDDDKSQLSMRPQTPQGQEGEGSEVDGLAVWNKAAPLPTPEEKMRQAAQAIPTDIVAINVTGAVFDRQASIRRSLINTDTVSRRPKKVKRRKTISGLPDNINQELAKGRGGELRPHSMFIPGQYSTLGRVGSVNSMLRRSETRDSSCQTEEVKVVPPSMRRIRAQRGQGIAAQMAGISASSSTGSISISSSDSTGILMLPQFNGDLSRYHSLPRQGARVSLSADPIYSSTPIKSEEQTTPQRQIGKLQVDDTAVHMRNAPRTGTLPRPKSQEVRGTQVSEWGGGPACVVSPHAAYSTSLIPNATLPSSSEVITLNTTTQLSPSVYPNVRPLSLASSHNAESPTSSPAGFTHSSTCPALATSTPIHKGQEAPASESGHSDSSVHSHSTLAPTPPSCLPEEQWIYDTPENVVVPHRTLTSSCSTPINQLYSSLEHSSRTTTDSSSLYSQDNDGYYTSMHLDSGLRSRSHGSGHGAAAGRATRHSMYECREMANEDDTGSLYSDRSLSRSISLRKSKKPPLPPARTDSLRRKPGGKKPLGGVSAISGANEPNAAMLNETLIASLQQSLQIGLRGGKGKGASPSSPSHSPSSDYDDPWVLRPRSHSSISAGSSAASLVANANCGGVSNVYSLCHVTPAHSDTSSLRSDYADSWGYYMEYPRHHGDQRAQSPQAHATDNMSAGPHPGEIQKDSEIHRNNQTTRAPCQEGEVAVKPKTSTSSPDRVHRLTSPSSGYSSQSNTPTAGTPVPSFVRSMSPSGSRPKPKVPERKSSLLSSVSVSSSSTSLSSNTSDSLKNSGPPPPPPPPLPLSSSSAPNTPLSPPPPFPPPLPPTSTAGSLTPPPPPPLPTTPPGPTLSPPPASSTSPEFPPPPSPETLIHPSSSFNGSFSPPPPPPPPPPFPNMNPPPPPPLPSIVPPSSSPSVVKALKDGPKPPLSNSPMQSPKPLITPFALQSVQLRSVKRPEKEINGMDHTKAQDTALDLIQGLKPQIIESDPQEHHTVLPLLNCSPEEESRNSTPSPVSKLLQELIDCSISTDTPDSCVLNGNIEDQTYILLNGKDKYEGREALPSPPQSSQSSPAKQKPPAVSKKPKLNFVPPFNPQPIKEQGLCQPEETNSLLYVEDQVDAPQIHVKEEENEQLEEEEEETSESSESVEERSETPTETQEKSHISASTSPDTSVCTNGGTYEEEEEEGDGTSSTTGSISSKEEDTGDVFDSSTAESSPAPSANGAPEESMVTPTPSRPRTTDDLFAAIHSGGMQWEGAPFLERSKRKVLGRKESEEDKSRSGSHSHSPPVTPTGASPGMVSSLPRQSSAIQRSLRKSSTSSDTFKALLLKKGSRSETSFRMSATEMLRSTDPRFQRTRSESALDPPAASPSSPTAPQSPCASPGRGKRSSDDWNRCEALALSSPTSSFSMSGMKYGRSRTPPSAASSKYNARSRILSSPMTVICEREGELAESEYGDTAESISVVQTLPALRDSNGTLSDEGRS